The following coding sequences are from one Paracoccus alcaliphilus window:
- a CDS encoding phage tail protein has protein sequence MSYPYDRDHLNRTRDLLYALVPEYYKRRDRAAAQAMPPEPAELLAMIEALAAPLAATRQSVEELYADLFIESAGEEMLPALAASIGLDLVFRDAEANRRNLGAAMGWRRRKGTPLMLEEMARILSDRQVALAEGWKALILTQDLNLIRPERVMADLRPASTADRASGPLAGLMRLFDPRPIGPDSGHVHPRHLIHWAFPTQLHPLRHAACHELPPGADDRRFAFDADNAWRALRVRAAGLEDRPGTDRLPDGLFAENPGAWFGAEGRFAVRLTGVPAAASRPATPVQRSASRAPADNALGRSPATLTLIETDTRRCSGPVEIGLIAAPLTGNLPDLALAEMRGQITIGPAGVTGTAPGAGDVAGDHVMLLRLRPQAPAASRMIGTTVIEVAGSTAAAARAATPPDLARAGYLRGGLYLRIPEQRITGERLYWIGADGSLHEPLPLVAGALPARALASNPAGPVWPEAAGSAERAPFAPALAAPGAAPAVLHGGNVLRASGLLPATPATRCALVLALSFFAGQRHFAPMLRLDWTGPDPRSAEWSAIGADGVPLAAPALPARFGQLGAIMAAGPSDLALSLRFESSVNSAILTPAEVAFTGFNGSAVLIHLPELIASETAETAPDGSAFWPRGPALARHSVAVQVGADGSTWLAGTTTPMRRGLGDAAPLPGPLTMRRREAGWRRLCAWQNESGPDVLEPTRPGRLDIDPRFGLFAMNTGDGMVPHPPSAGIAAPDPVTVDLQEGATMPLGALPVDHRRWLGLRPAPTRLVSAQGHLGGAASPALLDLPLHRSVAEALAAATAPEEVIEIVDSGFYPAETLIWPAAPTRLELRAAPFERPVIQIASSTPGAASYDALTLGGIALTRAGAAGTTLDLPPAQQILLGFVSVLRADITLHLHLFEAAGVERAAIRRCLLGPLEIDEPGEVELTDSIITAAEDSQSALLAPLARLATERATLLGRVEIGQAELSDTIVAGLLLAQERFRGCLRYSLVGAGSQTPRRHRVLETDPATGQPIRPPFVSRERRDPAFLRLDAQGDGRVLTGASDGGEIGAFNAARLGELYAGLGRRLAEHTPAGLRTGIVARA, from the coding sequence ATGAGCTATCCCTATGACCGCGACCACCTGAACCGCACGCGCGATCTGCTTTATGCGCTGGTGCCCGAATATTACAAGCGCCGCGACCGCGCCGCCGCGCAGGCCATGCCGCCCGAACCGGCCGAGCTTCTGGCCATGATCGAGGCGCTGGCCGCCCCCCTTGCCGCCACCCGCCAGTCGGTCGAGGAACTTTACGCCGATCTGTTCATCGAAAGCGCCGGAGAAGAGATGCTGCCCGCGCTGGCCGCCTCGATCGGGCTGGATCTGGTCTTTCGCGATGCCGAGGCCAACCGGCGCAACCTTGGCGCGGCGATGGGCTGGCGGCGGCGCAAGGGCACGCCGCTGATGCTGGAGGAGATGGCGCGGATCCTGTCCGACCGGCAGGTGGCGCTGGCCGAGGGCTGGAAGGCGCTGATCCTGACGCAGGACCTGAACCTGATCCGGCCCGAACGGGTCATGGCCGATCTGCGCCCGGCCTCGACCGCCGACCGCGCCTCTGGCCCGCTGGCCGGGCTGATGCGGCTGTTCGATCCGCGGCCCATCGGCCCCGATTCCGGCCATGTCCATCCCCGCCACCTGATCCACTGGGCCTTTCCGACGCAGCTTCACCCCCTGCGCCACGCGGCCTGTCACGAATTGCCGCCGGGCGCGGATGACCGGCGCTTTGCCTTTGATGCGGACAATGCGTGGCGGGCGCTGCGGGTACGCGCGGCGGGGCTGGAGGACCGCCCCGGCACCGACCGCCTGCCCGATGGGCTGTTCGCCGAGAATCCCGGCGCATGGTTCGGGGCCGAGGGGCGCTTTGCCGTCCGTCTGACCGGCGTTCCCGCCGCCGCATCCCGGCCCGCAACACCCGTGCAGCGCAGCGCCAGCCGCGCGCCCGCCGACAATGCCCTTGGCCGCAGTCCCGCCACCCTGACCCTGATCGAGACCGACACAAGGCGCTGTTCCGGCCCGGTCGAGATCGGGCTGATCGCCGCCCCTCTGACCGGCAACCTGCCCGATCTGGCGCTGGCCGAGATGCGCGGCCAGATCACCATCGGCCCGGCGGGCGTGACCGGCACCGCGCCCGGCGCGGGCGATGTGGCCGGGGATCACGTCATGCTGCTGCGCCTGCGCCCGCAGGCCCCCGCCGCCAGCCGCATGATCGGGACAACGGTGATCGAGGTGGCGGGCAGCACCGCCGCCGCCGCTCGCGCCGCGACCCCGCCCGATCTGGCGCGGGCGGGTTATCTGCGCGGCGGGCTGTATCTGCGCATCCCCGAACAGCGCATCACCGGAGAGCGGCTTTACTGGATCGGCGCCGACGGCTCGCTGCATGAGCCCCTGCCGCTGGTGGCGGGCGCGTTGCCGGCCCGCGCGCTGGCCTCGAACCCGGCGGGTCCGGTCTGGCCCGAGGCCGCAGGCAGCGCCGAACGCGCCCCCTTTGCCCCGGCACTGGCCGCGCCCGGTGCCGCGCCCGCCGTCCTGCATGGCGGCAATGTGCTGCGGGCCAGCGGTCTGCTGCCCGCAACCCCCGCCACCCGCTGCGCACTGGTCCTTGCGCTGTCCTTCTTCGCCGGTCAGCGCCATTTCGCGCCGATGCTGCGGCTGGACTGGACCGGCCCCGACCCGCGCAGCGCCGAATGGTCCGCCATCGGTGCCGACGGCGTGCCGCTGGCCGCCCCCGCTCTGCCCGCGCGGTTCGGCCAGCTGGGCGCGATCATGGCCGCCGGGCCGTCCGATCTGGCGCTGTCGCTGCGCTTTGAATCCAGCGTCAACAGCGCGATCCTGACTCCGGCCGAGGTCGCATTCACCGGTTTCAACGGCAGCGCGGTGCTGATCCATCTGCCCGAACTCATCGCCTCGGAAACTGCCGAGACCGCGCCCGATGGCAGCGCCTTCTGGCCGCGCGGCCCGGCGCTGGCGCGGCACAGCGTGGCGGTGCAGGTGGGCGCGGATGGCTCGACCTGGCTGGCGGGGACGACGACGCCGATGCGGCGCGGGCTGGGCGATGCCGCCCCCCTGCCCGGCCCGCTGACCATGCGACGGCGAGAGGCGGGCTGGCGGCGGCTGTGCGCGTGGCAGAACGAATCCGGCCCCGATGTGCTGGAACCGACGCGGCCCGGACGGCTGGATATCGACCCGCGTTTCGGGCTGTTCGCGATGAATACCGGCGACGGGATGGTGCCGCATCCGCCCTCTGCCGGGATTGCCGCGCCGGATCCGGTCACCGTGGACCTGCAAGAGGGCGCGACCATGCCCCTCGGCGCGCTGCCCGTCGATCACCGCCGCTGGCTGGGCCTGCGCCCGGCGCCGACGCGGCTGGTCTCGGCTCAGGGGCATCTGGGTGGTGCCGCCTCGCCCGCGCTTTTGGACCTGCCGCTGCATCGCAGTGTCGCCGAGGCACTGGCGGCGGCCACCGCGCCCGAAGAGGTCATCGAGATCGTCGATTCCGGCTTCTATCCCGCCGAGACGCTGATCTGGCCCGCCGCCCCCACCCGGCTGGAACTGCGCGCCGCCCCGTTCGAGCGTCCGGTGATCCAGATCGCCAGCTCGACCCCCGGCGCGGCCAGCTATGACGCGCTGACGCTTGGCGGCATCGCCCTGACGCGCGCGGGCGCCGCCGGGACCACGCTGGACCTGCCCCCGGCACAGCAGATCCTGCTGGGGTTCGTCAGCGTGCTGCGCGCCGACATCACCCTGCATCTGCACCTGTTCGAGGCCGCAGGGGTCGAACGCGCCGCGATCCGGCGCTGCCTGCTTGGCCCGCTGGAGATCGACGAGCCGGGAGAGGTCGAACTGACCGATTCCATCATCACCGCCGCCGAGGACAGCCAGTCTGCGCTGCTGGCACCGCTGGCGCGACTGGCCACCGAACGCGCCACCCTGCTGGGCCGGGTCGAAATCGGGCAGGCCGAACTGTCCGACACCATCGTCGCGGGGCTGCTGCTGGCGCAGGAACGCTTTCGGGGCTGCCTGCGCTATTCGCTGGTCGGTGCGGGCAGCCAGACCCCGCGCCGCCATCGGGTGCTGGAAACCGACCCCGCAACCGGCCAGCCCATCCGCCCGCCCTTTGTCAGCCGCGAACGCCGCGACCCGGCCTTTCTGCGGCTGGATGCGCAGGGCGACGGGCGGGTACTGACCGGCGCCTCGGATGGCGGAGAGATCGGCGCCTTCAATGCGGCAAGGCTGGGGGAACTTTACGCGGGGCTGGGGCGGCGTCTGGCCGAACACACGCCTGCGGGGCTGAGGACGGGAATCGTGGCCCGGGCATGA
- a CDS encoding eCIS core domain-containing protein, translated as MKTRTGPVSTPSVTASRSPAPAPAPAPPAHDSTPQPLNALQRSLVGGAALPADLRTRMETGFGASFTDVRIHTGGAAAQATGRMRAEALTSGRDIAFAPGRYQPGSKAGDSLIAHELAHVVQQRRSGGGGAVQAKSLISNPGEAAESAADTAAATVLAGGRAQLGAAGQSLRGRIMRRALAGAAPFASRAMTQAPARPGAVAPGSVPVLTPVMTSQVSAAGGRISGLTKPGAAAPATKAPDEAQTARGGTGAEAKPAPSVTIAGASAGAGEAAATQGTPKKMARDAPKPETEKPKARSAPGKGGARAQRGGRGGGAAKRFGQDLGDRGEAAADEARQRLARRAEALQVNEGADTRIEAARAAAEPAPNAAEADGQGQQAAALSGADIPAPDAAAAQQRAGAALASAAPSTIEELDNFAGPGGAGTRQRISQQVGAEASQQAAPVQSSMAGVQNPPQGAAPPPAVPQTEPVAAPSTPAPGLTGAAPAPVPEESLDASEFRESADAALAEHDVDDATLAKAEEGPLRAIGDDKDELNENVDSAASNARATESAATQEAAAGLAATEADSTADMEAGRDAAQEAVSGEQTGARLGEETGARTLAEQINATYTTAEGQVNARLGTLESDAVQGFRDRQGQRLESFASGVRADLEAFKSRRYSGARGLYNRARDWVLSINSLPEVKALYDRHRSQYIADIDALLAGIRTSIQRTIDECKTILSEAKTAIDQLAETNKGNLDAEAQAALTRARTQFQAMESRIEATQRSALAALDRERERAIREMDAKLAEIQAENAGLVDRIAAAIKAIADALGEFMALLARVTRMGVGRFLSAAGSQAQEGVKNHLWDSLKEAFKQWFFNKVPGLQLLMNLPPNWVEMLTALASSMIGLITENLPALMPAMAAAAMTWLAVQLALKLIPGAGAIMAVIDAIRAAWSLVQSLFSAARAFLEFVMQVAAPGNGAAAFARALAHGIVAAVDMVLTFLGIDALIRRLLGAIARPFGRIIARIQQRFRQYMARRRARRQAGQRRRARRDDGRDAPGSGNRRRGAAADARRRQRASDRRRARRNQQRDRNRDRRRETPDARRRRERERRNLERLNRAKAAIDPAVRRLLRNGASRTRLSLQMTYWRLRWRLTTLALTGRSIRLSINPSTELTARIEEIDAQQLGGMLEPILREAEDRFFQQRYAANPELRRNIEGELGTARRTGSVNSSLADADRVQLYRGIAETPMQHRYTSVNVNRTMAAVGSEPARSFPVQSRFTDNPAAPWAVRPGEVRHGGSYSAIQNRMNRPGRGGPLGVGTYLGQRRGKTDPAWAGVRSAEIRLMEAARGPGQFATQNLASGLIGATAFSPEGMAATRAGASSLPERLAGTGDLNFAVGQGTGRTMDYDAGRRSDSAGPNAAQNRARRRISTAELMRTINRVRPAILSTAGERGAALNHIRTQFRNFMRAAMAAQQGLGRAGAEDRTREQLIAAVAAFMHLQNRT; from the coding sequence ATGAAGACCAGAACCGGCCCCGTTTCAACCCCTTCCGTCACAGCCTCGCGCAGCCCGGCCCCTGCGCCTGCACCCGCACCGCCTGCCCATGACAGCACCCCACAGCCGCTGAACGCGCTGCAACGCAGCCTTGTCGGCGGCGCGGCCCTGCCCGCGGATCTGCGCACGCGGATGGAGACGGGCTTTGGCGCTTCATTCACCGATGTGCGCATCCATACCGGTGGCGCGGCGGCGCAGGCGACGGGGCGGATGCGGGCCGAGGCGCTGACCTCGGGGCGCGATATCGCCTTTGCGCCGGGCCGCTATCAGCCGGGATCGAAGGCGGGCGACAGCCTGATCGCGCATGAGCTGGCCCATGTCGTGCAGCAGCGCCGTTCGGGCGGCGGCGGCGCGGTGCAGGCGAAATCGCTGATCTCGAATCCCGGAGAGGCTGCCGAAAGCGCCGCCGACACCGCCGCCGCAACCGTGCTGGCCGGGGGGCGGGCGCAGCTCGGCGCGGCGGGTCAATCGCTGCGGGGCCGGATCATGCGCCGCGCGCTGGCCGGGGCGGCGCCCTTTGCCTCGCGGGCGATGACGCAGGCCCCGGCCCGTCCGGGTGCCGTCGCGCCGGGATCGGTGCCGGTGCTGACGCCGGTGATGACCTCGCAGGTGTCGGCGGCGGGCGGGCGTATCTCGGGCCTGACCAAGCCCGGCGCCGCTGCCCCCGCCACCAAGGCCCCCGACGAGGCCCAGACGGCGCGCGGCGGCACCGGGGCCGAGGCGAAACCTGCCCCTTCGGTTACCATCGCCGGTGCGTCTGCCGGGGCGGGCGAAGCCGCCGCCACGCAGGGCACGCCCAAGAAGATGGCCAGGGACGCGCCGAAGCCAGAGACGGAAAAGCCGAAGGCCAGATCCGCGCCGGGCAAGGGCGGTGCGCGGGCGCAACGCGGCGGCAGGGGTGGCGGCGCGGCAAAGCGTTTCGGTCAGGACCTTGGCGACCGGGGCGAGGCTGCGGCTGACGAGGCCCGACAGCGCCTGGCCCGCCGCGCCGAAGCCTTGCAGGTGAACGAAGGCGCGGATACGCGGATCGAGGCGGCGCGGGCAGCGGCGGAACCCGCCCCGAACGCCGCCGAGGCCGATGGGCAGGGTCAGCAGGCGGCCGCCCTGTCCGGGGCCGATATTCCCGCCCCCGATGCGGCGGCGGCACAGCAGCGGGCGGGGGCGGCGCTGGCATCCGCCGCGCCTTCAACCATCGAAGAGCTGGACAATTTCGCCGGTCCCGGTGGCGCGGGCACCCGTCAGCGGATCAGCCAGCAGGTCGGCGCCGAGGCCAGCCAGCAGGCCGCCCCGGTGCAATCCTCGATGGCGGGGGTGCAGAACCCGCCGCAGGGTGCCGCGCCGCCCCCTGCCGTGCCGCAAACCGAACCCGTCGCGGCGCCATCGACCCCCGCCCCCGGCCTGACCGGGGCGGCCCCCGCGCCGGTGCCCGAGGAATCGCTGGACGCCAGCGAATTCCGCGAATCCGCCGATGCGGCGCTGGCCGAACATGACGTGGACGACGCCACGCTGGCCAAGGCCGAGGAAGGCCCCCTGCGCGCCATCGGCGACGACAAGGACGAATTGAACGAAAACGTGGACAGCGCCGCATCCAACGCCCGCGCGACCGAATCCGCCGCCACGCAAGAGGCCGCGGCGGGGCTGGCCGCGACCGAAGCCGACAGCACCGCCGACATGGAGGCCGGGCGCGATGCCGCGCAGGAGGCGGTCAGCGGCGAACAGACCGGCGCCCGCTTGGGCGAAGAGACCGGCGCCCGCACGCTGGCCGAACAGATCAACGCCACCTATACCACCGCCGAAGGGCAGGTGAACGCCAGGCTGGGCACGCTGGAAAGCGATGCAGTGCAGGGCTTTCGCGACCGTCAGGGCCAGCGGCTGGAGAGCTTTGCCTCGGGCGTGCGCGCCGATCTGGAAGCGTTCAAGTCGCGGCGCTATTCGGGGGCGCGGGGGCTTTACAACCGGGCGCGGGACTGGGTGCTGTCGATCAACAGCCTGCCCGAGGTCAAGGCGCTTTATGACCGTCACCGCAGCCAGTATATCGCCGATATCGACGCCCTGCTGGCCGGGATCCGGACCAGCATCCAGCGCACCATCGACGAATGCAAGACGATCCTGTCCGAAGCAAAGACCGCCATCGACCAGCTGGCCGAGACGAACAAGGGCAACCTTGATGCCGAGGCACAGGCGGCGCTGACCCGCGCCCGGACGCAGTTTCAGGCGATGGAAAGCCGCATCGAGGCCACGCAGCGCAGCGCACTGGCCGCGCTGGACCGCGAACGCGAACGGGCAATCCGCGAGATGGACGCGAAACTGGCCGAGATCCAGGCCGAGAATGCCGGGCTGGTCGATCGCATCGCCGCCGCGATCAAGGCAATCGCGGATGCCTTGGGCGAATTCATGGCCCTGCTGGCGCGGGTGACGCGGATGGGGGTCGGGCGCTTTCTGTCCGCCGCCGGATCGCAGGCGCAGGAGGGCGTAAAGAACCACCTGTGGGATTCGCTGAAAGAGGCCTTCAAGCAATGGTTCTTCAACAAGGTGCCGGGCCTGCAACTGCTGATGAACCTGCCGCCCAACTGGGTCGAGATGCTGACCGCGCTGGCCTCCAGCATGATCGGCCTGATCACCGAGAACCTGCCCGCCCTGATGCCCGCCATGGCGGCGGCGGCAATGACATGGCTGGCGGTTCAGCTGGCGCTGAAGCTGATTCCGGGCGCGGGCGCGATCATGGCGGTGATCGACGCCATCCGCGCGGCATGGTCGCTGGTGCAATCGCTGTTTTCCGCCGCCCGGGCGTTTCTGGAATTCGTCATGCAGGTCGCGGCGCCGGGCAATGGCGCGGCGGCCTTTGCGCGCGCGCTGGCGCATGGCATCGTCGCGGCGGTGGACATGGTGCTGACCTTCCTTGGCATCGACGCGCTGATCCGCCGCCTGCTGGGCGCCATCGCCCGCCCCTTCGGCCGCATCATCGCCCGCATCCAGCAGCGTTTCCGCCAATATATGGCAAGGCGACGGGCGCGGCGACAGGCCGGGCAGCGCCGCCGCGCCAGACGTGACGACGGGCGCGACGCGCCGGGATCGGGCAATCGCCGACGCGGCGCCGCGGCGGATGCGCGCCGCCGCCAGCGCGCGTCCGACCGCCGCCGCGCAAGGCGCAACCAGCAGCGGGACCGCAATCGCGATCGCCGGCGCGAGACCCCCGACGCCCGCCGCAGACGGGAACGCGAGCGCCGCAATCTGGAGCGGCTGAACCGCGCCAAAGCGGCGATCGACCCGGCGGTGCGGCGGCTGTTGCGCAACGGCGCGTCACGCACAAGGCTGTCGTTGCAGATGACCTATTGGCGGTTGCGCTGGCGGCTGACGACGCTGGCGCTGACCGGGCGCAGCATCCGGCTGTCGATCAACCCTTCGACCGAACTGACCGCCCGCATCGAAGAGATCGACGCCCAGCAACTGGGCGGCATGCTGGAACCCATCCTGCGCGAGGCGGAAGATCGGTTCTTCCAGCAACGCTATGCCGCCAACCCGGAATTGCGCCGGAACATCGAGGGCGAACTGGGCACGGCGCGCAGGACCGGATCGGTCAATTCCAGCCTTGCCGATGCGGATCGGGTCCAGCTTTATCGCGGGATTGCCGAAACGCCGATGCAGCATCGATACACGTCGGTCAATGTGAACCGGACCATGGCCGCGGTCGGCAGCGAACCCGCCCGCAGCTTTCCGGTGCAGTCGCGCTTTACCGACAACCCCGCCGCCCCCTGGGCGGTGCGGCCGGGCGAGGTCAGGCATGGCGGCTCTTATTCCGCGATCCAGAACCGGATGAACCGGCCCGGTCGGGGTGGTCCGCTGGGAGTGGGAACCTATCTCGGTCAGCGCCGGGGCAAGACGGATCCGGCATGGGCGGGTGTGCGCTCGGCCGAGATCCGGCTGATGGAGGCGGCGCGCGGCCCGGGTCAGTTCGCGACGCAGAACCTTGCCAGCGGACTGATCGGGGCCACGGCCTTCAGCCCCGAAGGAATGGCCGCGACCCGTGCGGGCGCCAGCAGCCTGCCCGAACGCCTTGCCGGCACGGGCGACCTGAATTTCGCCGTCGGTCAGGGCACCGGGCGGACGATGGATTACGACGCCGGACGGCGCAGCGACAGCGCCGGGCCCAATGCCGCGCAGAACCGCGCGCGCAGACGCATTTCCACCGCCGAGCTGATGCGGACCATCAATCGCGTGCGTCCCGCCATCCTCAGCACCGCGGGCGAGCGCGGGGCGGCGTTGAACCATATCCGCACTCAGTTCCGCAATTTCATGCGCGCAGCAATGGCCGCCCAGCAGGGTCTTGGCCGCGCCGGGGCCGAGGACCGCACCCGCGAACAACTGATCGCAGCCGTGGCAGCCTTCATGCACCTGCAGAACCGCACCTGA